The following proteins are co-located in the Silene latifolia isolate original U9 population chromosome 1, ASM4854445v1, whole genome shotgun sequence genome:
- the LOC141595395 gene encoding uncharacterized protein LOC141595395: protein MEGKYKAILVIGMLAFVASIAKVDSAGECGKNTSPDQEAFKLAPCASAVQDASAPVSSDCCAAADKIAQNPGCLCAVLMSTMAKLSGVKPQIALTVPKRCNMPNRPAGYKCGPYTVP, encoded by the exons ATGGAAGGAAAATATAAGGCGATATTAGTTATAGGAATGCTTGCCTTTGTTGCTAGCATTGCAAAGGTTGATAGTGCAGGGGAATGTGGGAAAAACACAAGTCCTGACCAAGAGGCATTCAAGCTAGCACCATGTGCTAGCGCGGTGCAAGATGCAAGTGCCCCGGTTTCTAGTGATTGTTGTGCTGCGGCCGACAAAATCGCCCAGAACCCGGGTTGTCTTTGTGCTGTGCTTATGTCTACCATGGCCAAGTTGTCCGGTGTTAAGCCTCAAATTGCTCTTACTGTCCCTAAGCGTTGCAATATGCCTAATCGCCCCGCTGGCTACAAGTGTGGAC CTTACACGGTGCCATAA
- the LOC141595325 gene encoding uncharacterized protein LOC141595325, which produces MPPRAPSRNGDLASIADTGRGSEFRRTSSHHQPSRFAKETPLSPRATQSLKFKDKGARTENPIRPPNPRLPEFLKNDSSNDELVKYMSKVPGYLQKGEKIQDSVLNFGVLDWGRLEKWTHKESPSSTSHTGSSVDFSPVVKPMKEKVINHRKDKVKAVGVELKSAKGKEMGRKQESHMKSAKGKEKCLYQDTEVSGRSNKEPENTDAQQKKGSEDSIVLLLPKDFSRPSSSELPRKAAFHAKSGQHNWGSFSDLFSIDEIHADESFSDIPPSCSADPIVETEKDLDLKLDTLIKAQGVGVECPDKPQESSLHQRFGFGLARMTRSLSLKEGSIHPPLSSMYVTAKSGPAKTEGPLNVHVKARANPFKRLLDPILKSKVVSHTRKQSNDSVMEAPPVPVVPIVVPEVEICEALTVKALLHHTVKGGLPLFKFVVETNNEILASTVKSLSSLNKDEISLMYTFYSVQKVRKKSSGWKNQKAKPCRYGYNVVGQMKVSKESVLYSVDVSKSDAVSSEIVTGREIAAIVVNNLKDEKSAQTVVILPGGDHSQPHEGVASSLINRWRTGGLCDCGGWDEGCKLRILADLQDRKGQLCSRSGLMDIRCDLYDQGESKESSPLFRLVPFRDGLYSVEFDPKMSSLQAFSICVAVINNKQPTISSDACSAVHQVESKHEFGAGKASFVPAVHHTHPHPPVSPVGRV; this is translated from the exons ATGCCTCCTAGGGCGCCTTCTAGAAACGGGGATTTAGCTTCTATAGCAGATACAGGGCGAGGGTCAGAGTTCAGACGGACTTCAAGTCACCATCAACCATCTAGGTTTGCAAAGGAGACTCCTTTGTCTCCGAGAGCTACTCAAAGTTTGAAGTTCAAGGATAAGGGAGCTAGAACTGAAAACCCAATTCGGCCTCCAAATCCCCGTCTACCTGAGTTTTTGAAGAATGACAGTAGCAATGATGAGTTGGTCAAGTACATGTCTAAAGTGCCTGGGTACCTCCAAAAAGGCGAAAAGATCCAAGATAGTGTTCTCAACTTTGGTGTTCTTGACTGGGGCCGCCTTGAGAAATGGACACACAAGGAGAGCCCGTCTTCAACATCTCATACGGGTTCTAGTGTTGATTTTTCTCCGGTTGTCAAACCAATGAAAGAAAAGGTAATAAATCATAGGAAAGATAAAGTTAAAGCAGTAGGTGTAGAATTGAAATCGGCTAAGGGCAAGGAAATGGGTCGAAAGCAGGAAAGTCACATGAAGTCTGCTAAAGGTAAAGAGAAGTGCTTGTATCAAGATACTGAAGTTTCCGGAAGATCAAATAAGGAACCCGAAAATACAGATGCTCAACAAAAGAAGGGCTCCGAAGATAGCATTGTTCTGCTCTTACCGAAAGATTTTTCTAGGCCGTCTAGCTCAGAGTTACCTCGGAAAGCAGCTTTTCATGCAAAGTCAGGGCAGCATAATTGGGGTAGCTTCTCGGACTTATTCTCCATTGATGAGATCCACGCGGATGAGTCCTTTTCTGATATTCCGCCTTCTTGTTCAGCAGACCCTATAGTTGAGACTGAAAAAGATCTGGACTTGAAACTTGATACTCTTATTAAGGCGCAGGGCGTTGGGGTTGAGTGTCCGGACAAGCCACAGGAGAGCTCATTACATCAacggtttggttttggtttggctCGGATGACTAGAAGCCTAAGCCTTAAGGAAGGTTCTATTCACCCTCCATTAAGTTCTATGTATGTCACAGCTAAGTCGGGTCCTGCTAAAACCGAGGGTCCTTTGAATGTTCATGTTAAAGCACGAGCTAACCCATTTAAAAGATTGCTCGACCCAATATTGAAGTCGAAGGTGGTCAGTCATACGAGGAAACAATCAAATGACTCGGTAATGGAGGCACCACCAGTTCCTGTTGTGCCTATTGTGGTGCCTGAGGTTGAAATATGCGAGGCATTAACCGTGAAAGCACTTCTTCACCATACTGTCAAGGGTGGACTACCGTTATTCAAGTTTGTGGTGGAAACCAATAATGAGATTCTTGCATCAACTGTGAAAAGTTTGAGTTCATTGAATAAGGATGAGATCAGCTTGATGTACACCTTCTATTCTGTTCAAAAAGTCCGGAAAAAGAGTAGTGGGTGGAAAAACCAGAAGGCTAAACCTTGTCGATATGGGTACAATGTTGTCGGTCAGATGAAGGTTTCTAAAGAGTCGGTCCTGTATAGTGTTGATGTAAGCAAATCAGATGCTGTCTCCTCTGAGATTGTGACTGGCAGGGAGATTGCAGCTATTGTTGTCAACAACTTGAAAGACGAGAAGTCGGCCCAAACAGTCGTTATACTGCCGGGTGGGGACCACAGCCAGCCTCATGAGGGAGTGGCTTCGTCTTTGATCAACCGCTGGAGGACTGGTGGTTTGTGTGACTGTGGTGGGTGGGACGAGGGCTGCAAACTAAGGATTCTCGCTGACCTGCAGGACCGTAAGGGACAGTTATGTTCTAGATCAGGATTGATGGATATTAGATGTGATCTTTATGATCAG GGAGAATCCAAGGAAAGCAGCCCTTTGTTTCGGCTGGTTCCATTCCGAGATGGGCTCTATTCAGTGGAGTTTGATCCCAAAATGTCATCTCTGCAAGCATTCTCGATATGTGTTGCAGTAATCAACAATAAACAACCAACTATCTCATCAGATGCATGTTCTGCAGTACATCAGGTTGAGTCGAAACACGAGTTTGGTGCAGGAAAGGCGTCATTCGTCCCTGCAGTACATCATACTCATCCTCATCCACCAGTTTCTCCAGTTGGGAGAGTGTAA
- the LOC141595385 gene encoding F-box protein SKIP8 isoform X1 → MSAALRGRAPFSTFRPCKVTSDDSGRAVSGESVLLNAQTLDRELQIAIEQENYAEAAKIRDRIRILHEDSESSVLAVNARFYNAFRTGDLASMQSLWAQGDHACCVHPGASGISGYDLVMRSWEYVWVDYEFPLEIELRDVQVHVRGDIGYVTCVELVKTKGSSWGRQFATNVFEKVDGRWFISVHHASPVDL, encoded by the exons atgag TGCAGCACTCAGAGGGAGAGCTCCCTTTTCCACATTCCGTCCCTGTAAGGTGACCAGTGATGACTCGGGTAGAGCAGTGAGTGGAGAAAGCGTATTACTAAACGCGCAGACTCTGGACCGGGAACTACAAATTGCTATCGAACAAGAAAACTATGCTGAGGCTGCAAAGATTAGGGATAGAATCCGAATTCTCCATGAAGACAGTGAATCTTCTGTACTTGCTGTTAATGCCAGGTTTTACAATGCCTTCAGGACTGGTGACCTGGCATCGATGCAGTCCCTGTGGGCCCAAGGAGACCATGCATGCTGTGTCCATCCTGGCGCGAGTGGGATATCCGGCTATGACCTTGTAATGAGGAGTTGGGAGTATGTTTGGGTGGACTACGAGTTCCCGCTGGAGATTGAGCTTAGAGATGTTCAAGTGCATGTTCGAGGAGATATTGGTTATGTAACTTGTGTCGAATTGGTCAAAACGAAAGGAAGCAGTTGGGGAAGACAATTTGCGACTAATGTATTTGAAAAAGTCGATGGCCGTTGGTTTATTTCTGTCCATCATGCATCCCCGGTTGACCTCTGA
- the LOC141595385 gene encoding uncharacterized protein LOC141595385 isoform X2 — MAAATLTSPLLSLSLPSVCNTQILHSNPPRTINLTYPINKYQLFGNKALRGRAPFSTFRPCKVTSDDSGRAVSGESVLLNAQTLDRELQIAIEQENYAEAAKIRDRIRILHEDSESSVLAVNARFYNAFRTGDLASMQSLWAQGDHACCVHPGASGISGYDLVMRSWEYVWVDYEFPLEIELRDVQVHVRGDIGYVTCVELVKTKGSSWGRQFATNVFEKVDGRWFISVHHASPVDL, encoded by the exons ATGGCGGCCGCTACTCTAACGTCCCCTCTGCTCTCTCTATCGTTACCCAGCGTATGCAACACTCAAATCCTTCATAGCAACCCTCCACGTACCATTAATTTGACATATCCAATCAATAAATATCAATTGTTTGGAAATAAAG CACTCAGAGGGAGAGCTCCCTTTTCCACATTCCGTCCCTGTAAGGTGACCAGTGATGACTCGGGTAGAGCAGTGAGTGGAGAAAGCGTATTACTAAACGCGCAGACTCTGGACCGGGAACTACAAATTGCTATCGAACAAGAAAACTATGCTGAGGCTGCAAAGATTAGGGATAGAATCCGAATTCTCCATGAAGACAGTGAATCTTCTGTACTTGCTGTTAATGCCAGGTTTTACAATGCCTTCAGGACTGGTGACCTGGCATCGATGCAGTCCCTGTGGGCCCAAGGAGACCATGCATGCTGTGTCCATCCTGGCGCGAGTGGGATATCCGGCTATGACCTTGTAATGAGGAGTTGGGAGTATGTTTGGGTGGACTACGAGTTCCCGCTGGAGATTGAGCTTAGAGATGTTCAAGTGCATGTTCGAGGAGATATTGGTTATGTAACTTGTGTCGAATTGGTCAAAACGAAAGGAAGCAGTTGGGGAAGACAATTTGCGACTAATGTATTTGAAAAAGTCGATGGCCGTTGGTTTATTTCTGTCCATCATGCATCCCCGGTTGACCTCTGA